One Belonocnema kinseyi isolate 2016_QV_RU_SX_M_011 chromosome 6, B_treatae_v1, whole genome shotgun sequence genomic region harbors:
- the LOC117174404 gene encoding alpha-N-acetylgalactosaminidase-like isoform X2 — MAAIIAEDGYAELGYEYVNIDDCWSEKERGPNDELLADKERFPDMTALGRYIHSKGLKFGIYADYGKNTCGGYPGLIGHLEDDANLFASWGVDYIKVDGCNAEYKDMDTGYPEFGKYLNKTGRPMVYSCSWPVYQTYNNMTPDWKAITNTCNLWRNWADIQDSWDSVKSIIDHFGDIQDTIVPLAAPGQWNDADMVIVGDFGLSHEQSKVQMAIWAILAQPLLMSNDLRNIRPEYKAILQNKKIIAVDQDPLGIQGRRIKSKSKDDNIEIWVRPITPNFDKYYSYAIAFLNSGTDGTPTDVTVTLKEIGLDYSAGYRCEDLYNNVTYDILKPRMKITVRVNPTGVVMLRCDLKIVKRAK; from the exons ATGGCAGCTATTATCGCAGAGGATGGTTATGCAGAATTAGGATACGAATACGTAAATATAGATGATTGTTGGTCAGAAAAAGAGAGAGGACCCAATGATGAACTATTAGCAGATAAGGAAAGATTTCCCGATATGACGGCCCTTGGACGTTAC ATCCATTCCAAGGGTCTCAAGTTTGGAATTTATGCTGATTATGGTAAAAATACTTGCGGTGGATATCCAGGATTAATCGGTCATTTGGAGGACGATGCTAATCTTTTCGCATCCTGGGGTGTGGATTATATTAAGGTAGATGGATGTAATGCTGAATATAAGGATATGGATACAg GTTACCCTGAATTCGGTAAATACCTAAATAAAACTGGCAGACCTATGGTTTATTCCTGCAGTTGGCCTGTCTATCAAACCTACAACAATATGACG CCTGACTGGAAGGCTATAACTAATACCTGCAATTTGTGGAGGAACTGGGCCGACATTCAGGACTCCTGGGATAGTGTTAAATCCATTATAGATCATTTTGGCGATATACAAGATACAATTGTACCACTTGCTGCACCCGGACAATGGAACGATGCTGATATGGTAATTGTTGGTGATTTTGGATTGAGTCATGAGCAGAGCAAAGTGCAAATGGCTATTTGGGCTATTCTTGCTCAACCTCTTTTGATGTCCAATGATCTCCGCAACATCAGACCAGAGTACAAAGCAATTTTAcagaataagaaaattattgCCGTGGACCAGGATCCTCTTGGAATTCAGGGAAGGAGAATAAAATCAAAGTCAAAG GACGACAATATTGAGATTTGGGTAAGACCTATAACTCCAAATTTCGATAAGTATTACTCCTATGCGATAGCATTTTTGAATTCTGGAACAGATGGAACTCCTACTGACGTTACTGTCACCTTGAAAGAAATCGGGCTAGACTATTCTGCTGGTTACCGTTGTGAG GATTTGTATAATAATGTTACCTACGATATCTTAAAACCAAGAATGAAAATTACAGTTAGGGTGAACCCTACAGGTGTCGTGATGCTTCGATGtgatttaaaaatcgtaaaaaggGCAAAATAA